The following proteins are encoded in a genomic region of Arthrobacter jiangjiafuii:
- a CDS encoding acetate/propionate family kinase, with the protein MLVLVINSGSSSLKYQVRDTANGELLAKGIIERIGEEAVPDHGAALEELSRLLPEALGGRSINAVGHRVVHGGERFSEPVLINNEIVRSIERLSPLAPLHNPPSARGIRAVHDKWPDIPQVAVFDTAFHRTLPEHAWRYALPNSLYRQYGIRRYGFHGTSYGYVAPAAARFLGIDPQEFDAVIAHLGNGASVAAIKDGRSIDTSMGFTPLEGLVMGTRSGDVDPSILVFLLREGYDATRLDDLLNRKSGLLALGGASDMRTLAEAADGGDEAASMALKIAAYRLAKYIGAYHVAVGGAQALVFTAGIGENGWEFREKTVELLGALGISLDLEANRQRSKEARLISAEDSAIPVLVVPTDEEEAIAEATAEIVSRSASPAGTPGR; encoded by the coding sequence ATGCTGGTACTGGTCATCAATTCCGGCTCTTCATCCCTGAAGTACCAGGTCCGGGATACCGCAAACGGTGAACTCCTGGCCAAGGGCATTATTGAACGGATCGGGGAGGAAGCCGTCCCGGATCATGGGGCGGCGCTGGAGGAACTGAGCCGTCTTCTGCCGGAAGCCCTCGGCGGCCGGAGCATAAACGCCGTCGGGCACCGGGTGGTGCACGGCGGCGAGCGCTTCAGCGAGCCCGTGCTCATCAACAATGAAATTGTCCGGTCGATCGAGCGCCTCAGCCCGCTGGCTCCGCTGCATAATCCACCCAGCGCCCGCGGGATCCGGGCTGTGCATGACAAGTGGCCCGACATTCCGCAGGTTGCCGTCTTCGACACTGCCTTCCACCGAACCCTGCCCGAACATGCCTGGCGCTACGCGCTGCCCAACAGCCTGTACCGGCAGTACGGTATCCGCCGCTACGGGTTCCATGGCACGAGTTACGGCTATGTGGCACCCGCCGCCGCCCGCTTCCTGGGCATCGATCCGCAGGAGTTCGACGCCGTCATCGCGCATCTGGGCAACGGCGCCTCGGTGGCAGCCATCAAGGACGGACGGAGCATCGACACCTCCATGGGGTTCACGCCCCTGGAAGGACTGGTGATGGGAACCCGCAGCGGTGACGTTGACCCGTCGATCCTGGTCTTCCTGCTGCGCGAGGGGTACGACGCGACCAGGCTGGACGATCTGCTGAACCGCAAATCCGGGCTCTTGGCACTCGGCGGCGCCTCCGACATGCGCACGCTGGCCGAGGCGGCCGACGGCGGGGACGAGGCCGCGTCCATGGCCCTGAAGATCGCCGCCTACCGTCTGGCCAAGTACATCGGTGCCTACCATGTGGCAGTCGGCGGTGCGCAGGCCCTGGTGTTCACGGCCGGGATCGGAGAAAACGGCTGGGAATTCCGGGAAAAGACCGTCGAACTGCTCGGCGCCCTGGGCATCAGCCTCGATCTGGAGGCCAACCGGCAGCGCAGCAAGGAGGCGCGGCTGATCAGCGCCGAAGACTCCGCCATCCCGGTCCTGGTGGTGCCTACCGATGAAGAGGAAGCCATTGCCGAGGCCACCGCGGAGATAGTGTCACGCAGTGCTTCTCCGGCCGGAACGCCCGGCAGATAG
- a CDS encoding NCS2 family permease yields MLKQGSKLDRYFEISKRGSSVSREVRGGLATFFAMSYIVVLNPLILGGEDSMGNSLAGPAVAAATALVAGVLTIIMGAWAKHPFAMATGLGVNAFVAATVATNPGLTWPDVMGLVLLSGVTMFILVLTGFRTAVFKAVPASLKTAIVVGIGMFIALLGFVNAGFVRRIPDAAGTTVPVELGDGGQLLGWPTLVFVFGLLLTIALMSRNVKGAILIGIVASTILAVVIELLASPGSQGAGVATGWSLVTPSMPEWAAPDLSLLGQVSVFGSFSTLGVVGASLLAFVILLSIFFDAMGTMVGLATEAGSIDKDGNIPNVDRVLLVDAAGAVAGGAAGVSSNQIFVESGSGIAEGARTGLASVVTGLLFIVAMFLTPLIYLVPFEAVAPALVVVGYLMVSQVGKIDWSDIGLAVPAFLTIVLMPFTYSIANGLGAGFIAFTLIRLFQGRGKEVHPLMYVVAAAFVLFFSVGAISSAVGL; encoded by the coding sequence ATGCTTAAACAAGGTTCAAAGCTGGACCGGTATTTTGAGATCTCCAAAAGGGGCTCGTCCGTTTCCCGCGAAGTCCGGGGTGGCCTGGCCACCTTCTTCGCCATGAGCTACATCGTGGTGCTGAACCCGCTGATCCTTGGCGGCGAAGACTCGATGGGCAACTCCCTCGCCGGTCCCGCCGTAGCCGCAGCAACCGCACTGGTTGCCGGCGTGCTGACCATCATCATGGGTGCCTGGGCCAAACACCCCTTTGCGATGGCCACCGGGCTCGGCGTCAACGCTTTCGTCGCTGCCACAGTGGCGACAAATCCCGGACTGACCTGGCCCGACGTCATGGGTCTGGTCCTGCTTTCGGGCGTGACCATGTTCATCCTCGTTCTGACCGGATTCCGCACCGCTGTCTTCAAGGCTGTTCCCGCCAGCCTCAAGACTGCGATCGTCGTCGGCATCGGCATGTTTATTGCCCTCCTGGGGTTTGTGAACGCTGGCTTTGTCCGCCGCATTCCGGATGCAGCGGGCACCACCGTCCCCGTGGAACTTGGTGACGGCGGCCAACTGCTGGGCTGGCCCACTCTGGTCTTCGTGTTCGGCCTGCTGCTGACGATCGCGCTGATGTCCCGCAACGTCAAGGGCGCCATCCTCATCGGCATTGTCGCCTCCACCATCCTCGCAGTGGTCATCGAGCTGCTGGCCTCCCCCGGTTCCCAGGGCGCAGGCGTGGCCACAGGTTGGTCCCTGGTCACCCCGAGCATGCCGGAATGGGCAGCACCGGACCTGTCCCTGCTGGGACAGGTGAGCGTCTTCGGCTCCTTCTCGACCCTCGGCGTCGTCGGAGCCTCCCTGCTGGCCTTCGTGATCCTGCTCAGCATCTTCTTTGATGCCATGGGCACCATGGTGGGCCTGGCCACGGAAGCCGGTTCCATCGACAAGGACGGCAACATCCCCAACGTGGACCGCGTGCTCCTGGTTGACGCCGCGGGTGCAGTGGCCGGCGGCGCGGCAGGCGTCTCCTCCAACCAGATCTTCGTGGAGTCCGGCTCCGGGATTGCCGAAGGCGCCCGTACCGGCCTGGCTTCGGTAGTCACCGGCCTGCTCTTCATCGTCGCCATGTTCCTGACCCCGCTGATCTACCTGGTGCCGTTCGAGGCCGTTGCGCCGGCCCTGGTAGTGGTGGGTTACCTGATGGTTTCGCAGGTCGGCAAGATCGACTGGAGCGATATTGGACTGGCGGTTCCCGCCTTCCTGACCATCGTGCTGATGCCGTTCACCTACTCGATCGCGAACGGCCTTGGCGCCGGTTTCATCGCCTTCACCCTGATCCGCCTCTTCCAGGGCCGGGGCAAGGAAGTCCACCCGCTGATGTACGTTGTCGCAGCAGCCTTTGTGCTGTTCTTCTCCGTCGGCGCCATTTCTTCCGCCGTCGGGCTCTAA
- a CDS encoding spermidine synthase, giving the protein MGRQRPGKGPADAGETPAAAGSGPVAGTFPIDTGTCELIPDQFNSNGWILKVNGVHSSHIDLADPRQLDFEYMRWIAALVDTHWEADAKLRALHLGGAACSMARYFAAGYPNARQVVVELDGRLAELVRAWFDLPRAPLMRLRVGEAREVTETLHDDSRDLVIRDVFAGAKTPPALTTLEFTAQAARVLTPGGLYIMNCGDTPDLRGARREAAAVAAVFAHTAIVADPAMLKGRRYGNMIIAGSDQPFARHPSLPRTLLGGGVPAHLWDDAQVRAFAAGTSALTDAQAAA; this is encoded by the coding sequence ATGGGCCGGCAGCGTCCAGGCAAGGGGCCGGCCGATGCCGGGGAAACCCCCGCTGCGGCCGGCTCCGGGCCGGTAGCCGGCACCTTCCCCATCGACACCGGAACCTGCGAGCTCATCCCGGACCAGTTCAATTCCAACGGCTGGATCCTCAAGGTCAACGGCGTACACAGCTCCCATATCGACCTGGCGGATCCCCGCCAGCTGGATTTTGAGTACATGCGCTGGATCGCCGCCCTCGTGGACACGCACTGGGAAGCCGACGCCAAGCTGCGGGCACTCCATCTGGGAGGCGCAGCGTGCTCCATGGCCCGGTATTTTGCCGCCGGGTATCCGAACGCCCGCCAGGTGGTCGTGGAGCTTGACGGCCGCCTCGCCGAACTGGTCCGAGCCTGGTTCGACCTGCCGCGGGCACCCCTGATGCGGCTGCGCGTCGGGGAGGCGCGGGAAGTGACGGAAACCCTGCACGACGACAGCCGGGATCTGGTGATCCGCGACGTTTTTGCCGGCGCCAAGACACCGCCGGCCCTCACGACCCTTGAATTCACCGCCCAGGCAGCCCGGGTGCTCACGCCGGGCGGGCTGTACATCATGAACTGCGGTGACACGCCGGACCTGCGCGGTGCCCGCCGGGAAGCCGCCGCCGTCGCGGCCGTTTTTGCCCATACCGCCATCGTCGCGGATCCGGCGATGCTCAAGGGCCGGCGGTACGGGAATATGATCATCGCCGGCAGCGACCAGCCGTTCGCCCGGCATCCGTCCCTGCCGCGGACCCTTTTGGGCGGCGGCGTTCCGGCCCATCTCTGGGACGACGCGCAGGTCCGGGCGTTCGCCGCGGGCACCAGTGCCCTGACCGACGCGCAGGCGGCCGCCTAG
- the pta gene encoding phosphate acetyltransferase, with product MARGIYISAMTPGSGKSLVTLGLADMLLRHADRVGFFRPIVEGAEPAQDPMVRLMQRKFNLTAQTSRGGLTRRELRALLVAGERGEVDTRCMAIYNEVAAHCDVVIIEGTDLSGHDVALEFDLNARLANDLGAVVVAVVNAREMSVADTADAVDLARRELGAARCDLLAMMVNRAEPDDVDDVRAAVRPGASGRPVYVMPEQSEISQPSMSEVAKALDARQIAGSASLERDVVGIKVAAMTVGNFISQLNHGNLVIAPSDRADVMVAALASAVSAEFPVPSGMVLTGGLPIDPGILALLSQAPFPVFAVDVDTYTAARQVSRVRGEISSGQRRKVAAALGVWTRHVDEDELLERLELPRPEKTTPLRFLNELIVRARAQRKHIVLPEGLDPRVLRAAEILRRRDVCALTLLGPEGQVRELAASEGIDLSGISLINPATSGLRDDFAREYAALRAKKGVTLDDARERMLHGAYFGTMMVHLGRVDGMVSGAAHTTANTIRPALEFIRTKEGVEIVSSVFLMLLQDRVLVYGDCAVNPDPDAGQLADIALASAETAARFGVTPRVAMLSYSTGVSSHGESVEMVREATEMVRTRRPDLPVEGPIQYDAAVDASTAASKLPGSTVAGQATVFIFPDLNTGNNTYKAVQQSAGAVAVGPILQGLRKPVNDLSRGCTVEDIVNTVAITVVQAQED from the coding sequence ATGGCCCGCGGAATCTATATCAGCGCCATGACACCGGGGTCAGGCAAGTCCCTTGTCACCCTCGGACTGGCGGACATGCTGCTGCGCCATGCGGACCGGGTGGGGTTCTTCCGGCCGATCGTGGAAGGCGCCGAGCCGGCACAGGATCCCATGGTGCGGCTGATGCAGCGCAAGTTCAACCTCACCGCGCAGACAAGCCGGGGCGGCCTGACCCGCCGCGAACTCCGCGCCCTGTTGGTCGCCGGCGAACGCGGTGAGGTCGACACCCGGTGCATGGCCATCTACAACGAGGTGGCCGCCCATTGCGATGTGGTCATCATCGAGGGCACCGACCTTTCCGGGCACGACGTCGCACTGGAGTTCGACCTGAACGCCCGGTTGGCCAACGACCTGGGCGCCGTGGTGGTTGCAGTGGTCAACGCCCGTGAGATGTCGGTGGCGGACACTGCCGACGCCGTTGACCTGGCCCGCCGCGAACTGGGCGCCGCACGGTGCGACCTGCTGGCAATGATGGTCAACCGCGCCGAGCCGGACGACGTCGACGACGTGCGGGCCGCCGTCCGCCCCGGGGCCTCCGGCAGGCCTGTGTACGTGATGCCCGAACAGAGCGAAATCTCCCAGCCATCCATGTCGGAGGTGGCCAAGGCCCTGGACGCCCGCCAGATTGCCGGCAGCGCCTCGCTGGAGCGCGACGTCGTCGGGATCAAGGTTGCGGCGATGACGGTGGGTAATTTCATTTCGCAGCTGAACCACGGCAACCTCGTGATCGCCCCCAGCGACCGCGCCGATGTGATGGTCGCTGCCCTCGCGTCCGCCGTATCGGCCGAATTTCCCGTACCCAGCGGCATGGTCCTGACCGGCGGCCTGCCGATTGATCCGGGCATCCTGGCGCTGTTGTCGCAGGCGCCGTTCCCGGTGTTCGCCGTCGACGTCGACACCTATACGGCCGCTCGGCAGGTCAGCCGGGTGCGGGGCGAGATTTCCTCCGGGCAGCGGCGGAAGGTCGCAGCGGCCCTGGGGGTGTGGACGCGCCATGTCGACGAGGACGAGCTGCTGGAGCGGCTGGAACTGCCGCGGCCGGAAAAGACCACTCCGCTGCGCTTCCTGAACGAGCTGATCGTCCGCGCCCGGGCCCAGCGCAAGCACATCGTCCTGCCCGAGGGACTGGACCCGCGGGTGCTGCGCGCCGCCGAAATCCTGCGCCGCCGCGATGTCTGCGCGCTGACGCTGCTTGGGCCCGAAGGACAGGTCCGGGAATTGGCCGCCAGTGAAGGTATTGACCTCAGCGGCATCTCCCTCATCAATCCGGCGACCAGCGGGCTGCGCGACGACTTCGCGCGGGAATACGCCGCGCTGCGGGCGAAGAAGGGCGTCACCCTGGACGACGCCCGGGAACGTATGCTGCACGGGGCATATTTCGGGACCATGATGGTGCACCTGGGCCGGGTGGACGGAATGGTCTCGGGAGCCGCCCACACCACGGCCAACACGATCCGCCCGGCGCTGGAGTTCATCCGCACCAAGGAGGGGGTGGAAATCGTCTCCTCGGTCTTCCTCATGCTGCTGCAGGACCGGGTGCTGGTCTACGGGGACTGCGCCGTGAACCCGGACCCGGACGCCGGGCAGCTGGCCGACATTGCCCTGGCTTCGGCGGAAACGGCAGCCCGCTTCGGCGTAACCCCACGGGTAGCCATGCTGTCCTATTCCACCGGCGTGTCCAGCCATGGCGAATCGGTGGAAATGGTCCGCGAGGCCACCGAAATGGTCCGCACGCGGCGCCCGGATCTACCCGTGGAGGGTCCCATCCAATACGACGCCGCAGTGGACGCGAGCACCGCGGCCTCGAAGCTGCCAGGCTCCACCGTGGCCGGGCAGGCCACCGTGTTCATCTTTCCGGACCTGAATACCGGCAACAACACTTACAAGGCCGTCCAGCAGTCGGCCGGCGCCGTGGCAGTGGGACCCATCCTGCAGGGGCTGCGGAAACCGGTCAACGACCTTTCCCGCGGCTGCACCGTAGAGGACATCGTCAACACCGTGGCCATTACCGTGGTCCAGGCACAGGAGGACTGA
- a CDS encoding thiamine-binding protein, giving the protein MLVAFSVAPSGVGPDSPAGPEAMDASVHDAVAAAVKVVRDSGLPNRTDAMFTTLEGDWDEVMDVVRRATEAVGRYGSRVSLVLKADIRPGHTGELTGKVQRLEAALERSVDQDGM; this is encoded by the coding sequence ATGCTTGTTGCCTTCTCTGTAGCCCCGTCCGGCGTCGGTCCGGATTCTCCCGCAGGCCCCGAAGCGATGGATGCGTCGGTGCACGACGCCGTTGCTGCTGCCGTCAAGGTGGTCCGGGATTCCGGCCTGCCCAACCGCACCGACGCGATGTTCACCACCCTCGAAGGCGACTGGGACGAGGTGATGGATGTTGTCCGCCGGGCCACCGAAGCCGTGGGCCGCTACGGCAGCCGGGTGTCCCTGGTGCTGAAGGCCGACATCCGGCCGGGCCACACCGGTGAGCTCACCGGCAAGGTCCAGCGCCTCGAGGCCGCCCTGGAGCGGTCCGTGGATCAGGACGGGATGTAA
- a CDS encoding APC family permease, with protein MSLFRTKPIEDSLADADEPGRRLKRTLTTWDLMIMGVAVAVGAGIFSVGANAAANFSGPAVTLSFVLAAITCALAIMCYAEFATAIPVAGSAYVFTYATMGELVAWIIGWNLILELFTAAAVIAKYWGIYLSEVFSLLGLDVPATVDLGVVDLTWGPLLIVAVFTVLLVMGTKLSAQVGNVFTLIKIGVVLFVIIAGFFYVKAENYIPFIPDSVPTESLGTESVLQQSLFSFMTGAAPAQYGMLGVFAGAAIVFFAFIGFDVVATSAEEVKNPGKTLPRGIFAGLAVVTLLYIGVSLALTGMVPYTELAAVESPNLATAFTLVGNPWAAQVIAVGSLIGLTTVIMVLLMGLARVVLAMSRDGLLPRALSRTSDKHATPARLQILCGTLVALVAGFTQVDVLEEMINIGTLSAFVVVSAGVLVLRRKRPDLNPAFRVPFGPVLPVLSALLCLYLMTNLAVETWIYFAGWLVVGFLIYFAYGQRNSRLNEKFKDVRIAERVAYAERIERERSSAPEA; from the coding sequence GTGAGTCTCTTCCGAACAAAGCCCATTGAGGATTCCCTTGCAGATGCCGACGAGCCGGGACGCCGGCTGAAACGGACGCTGACAACCTGGGACCTCATGATCATGGGCGTCGCAGTTGCCGTCGGTGCCGGTATCTTCTCCGTGGGCGCAAATGCCGCAGCCAATTTCTCCGGCCCGGCCGTTACCCTCTCCTTCGTCCTGGCCGCCATCACCTGCGCCCTGGCGATCATGTGTTACGCCGAGTTTGCCACCGCCATCCCGGTGGCCGGATCCGCCTACGTTTTCACCTACGCCACAATGGGTGAGCTGGTGGCCTGGATCATCGGCTGGAACCTGATCCTGGAACTCTTCACCGCAGCGGCCGTAATCGCCAAGTACTGGGGTATTTACCTCAGCGAGGTGTTCAGCCTGCTGGGCCTGGATGTACCGGCCACGGTGGATCTGGGTGTTGTGGACCTGACCTGGGGTCCGCTGCTGATCGTGGCGGTCTTCACCGTCCTGCTGGTCATGGGAACCAAGCTGTCCGCGCAGGTGGGCAACGTCTTCACCCTGATCAAGATCGGCGTCGTGCTGTTCGTGATCATTGCCGGCTTCTTCTACGTGAAGGCCGAGAACTACATCCCCTTCATTCCGGACAGCGTTCCGACTGAGTCCCTGGGGACCGAGAGCGTGTTGCAGCAGTCGCTGTTCTCCTTCATGACCGGAGCCGCACCGGCCCAGTACGGCATGCTGGGCGTCTTCGCCGGTGCAGCCATCGTGTTCTTCGCCTTTATCGGATTCGACGTCGTCGCCACCTCGGCCGAGGAAGTGAAGAACCCGGGCAAGACCCTGCCCCGCGGGATCTTCGCCGGTCTGGCCGTGGTGACCCTGCTGTACATCGGCGTCTCGCTGGCCCTGACCGGCATGGTTCCCTACACGGAACTCGCCGCCGTCGAAAGCCCGAACCTCGCCACAGCCTTCACCCTGGTGGGCAATCCCTGGGCGGCGCAGGTGATCGCCGTCGGCTCACTGATCGGCCTCACCACGGTGATCATGGTGCTCCTCATGGGCCTGGCCCGCGTGGTCCTGGCGATGAGCCGCGACGGCCTGCTGCCGCGCGCACTTTCCCGCACCAGCGACAAGCACGCCACCCCCGCCCGGCTGCAGATCCTCTGCGGAACCCTGGTAGCACTGGTGGCCGGCTTCACGCAGGTGGATGTCCTGGAGGAAATGATCAACATCGGCACGCTTTCCGCCTTTGTGGTGGTCAGCGCCGGGGTCCTGGTCCTGCGCCGCAAGCGCCCGGACCTCAACCCTGCCTTCCGGGTGCCCTTCGGCCCGGTGCTGCCCGTGCTCTCGGCCTTGCTCTGCCTGTACCTGATGACCAACCTGGCCGTGGAGACCTGGATCTACTTCGCCGGCTGGCTGGTGGTGGGGTTCCTCATCTACTTTGCCTATGGACAGCGGAACTCCCGGCTGAACGAGAAGTTCAAGGACGTCCGAATCGCCGAGCGGGTTGCCTACGCCGAGCGGATCGAGCGCGAGCGAAGCTCGGCGCCCGAAGCCTAG
- a CDS encoding zinc-dependent alcohol dehydrogenase yields MKAVTWQGKRSISVDEVPDPVIQEPTDAIIRITSTALCGSDLHLYEVLGPYMQQGDIIGHEPMGIVEEVGPGVSNLKKGDRVVIPFQIACGSCFMCRRGLQTQCEVTQVREKGSGAPLFGYSELYGSVPGAQAEYLRVPHADYGPIKVGSELPDERYLFLSDILPTAWQGVKYANVPDGGTLAVYGLGPVGQFAARIGTHLGYRVIAVEPVAERRDLAAKYGVEVLDLSRTVADELREMTDGRGPDSVVDAVGMEAHGSPVAGLAQTAVGFLPDKLAQKAMETVGTDRLSALHGSIDAVRRGGTVSLSGVYGGMASPMPLMEMFDKQLNLRMGQCNVKRWMDDLIPLVEDPSDPLGVMDLTTHRAGLDEAPSLYEKFQKKDDGCIKVVFTPGAN; encoded by the coding sequence GTGAAAGCAGTAACTTGGCAGGGAAAGCGGTCCATCAGTGTCGACGAGGTTCCGGATCCGGTAATCCAGGAGCCCACCGATGCGATCATCCGGATCACGTCCACCGCGCTTTGCGGGTCGGACCTGCATCTGTACGAGGTCCTGGGCCCCTACATGCAGCAGGGAGACATCATTGGCCACGAGCCCATGGGGATCGTGGAGGAAGTCGGTCCCGGCGTCAGCAACCTGAAAAAGGGCGACCGGGTGGTGATTCCCTTCCAGATCGCGTGCGGCTCCTGCTTCATGTGCCGGCGGGGACTGCAGACCCAGTGCGAGGTCACCCAGGTCCGGGAGAAGGGTTCCGGAGCACCCCTGTTCGGCTATTCCGAGCTCTACGGTTCGGTACCCGGCGCCCAGGCCGAGTACCTGCGCGTCCCGCATGCCGACTACGGCCCCATCAAGGTCGGCTCCGAGCTCCCAGATGAGCGCTACCTGTTCCTCTCCGACATCCTCCCCACGGCCTGGCAGGGCGTGAAGTACGCCAATGTGCCCGACGGCGGCACCCTCGCCGTATACGGGCTCGGCCCGGTGGGGCAGTTCGCGGCACGGATCGGCACCCACCTGGGTTACCGGGTGATTGCCGTGGAACCGGTGGCCGAGCGTCGCGACCTGGCAGCCAAGTACGGCGTAGAGGTCCTTGACCTGTCCCGGACCGTCGCCGATGAACTGCGTGAAATGACCGACGGCCGCGGCCCCGATTCCGTGGTGGACGCGGTAGGCATGGAAGCCCACGGCTCGCCCGTGGCCGGCCTGGCCCAGACCGCCGTCGGATTCCTGCCGGACAAGCTGGCGCAGAAGGCGATGGAGACGGTGGGTACCGACCGGCTCTCCGCCCTGCACGGCTCCATCGACGCCGTCCGCCGCGGCGGCACTGTCTCCCTCAGCGGCGTTTACGGCGGCATGGCCAGCCCGATGCCGCTCATGGAGATGTTCGACAAGCAGCTGAATCTCCGCATGGGACAGTGCAACGTCAAGCGCTGGATGGATGACCTGATTCCGCTGGTCGAGGACCCCTCCGATCCGCTGGGCGTCATGGACCTCACCACCCACCGGGCCGGCCTGGACGAGGCACCGTCGCTGTACGAGAAGTTCCAGAAGAAGGACGACGGCTGCATCAAGGTGGTCTTCACCCCCGGCGCCAACTGA